A single window of Mangifera indica cultivar Alphonso chromosome 18, CATAS_Mindica_2.1, whole genome shotgun sequence DNA harbors:
- the LOC123202382 gene encoding serine/threonine-protein kinase WAG1-like, whose amino-acid sequence MDDETYFPDTDLDLSFTSTATDCTFASSSARSSLTLNFNESILMCSTPTNANATANTSVNRISDPHWSAIKAAMKLSSDGKLHLKHLKLVGHLGTGNLGRVFLCHLRDCSSTAFALKVIDKDSLTSKKLSHVQMEAEILSMLHHPFLPTLYAHLEVPHYTCLLIDYCPNGDLHSLLLKQPRNRFSIQAVKFFAAETLVALEYLHALGVVYRDLKPENILLREDGHIMLSDFDLCFKADVVPTLQNRLHRISNKFWLRRNRCCCFGSVANRRDSDKMEAEFVAEPVTAFSKSCVGTHEYLAPELVSGNGHGNGVDWWAFGILIHELLYGMTPFKGQSKESTLRKIASSRQLKIQVEKKEEKGVAEARDLIEKLLVKDPRRRLGCARGATDIKRQPFFDGVKWPLIRSYMVPEVRGLVRRTTSHVCSTVNISHKNRDAGGRLYRF is encoded by the coding sequence CTCAACCCCTACAAACGCCAACGCCACCGCAAACACAAGCGTAAATAGAATATCGGATCCTCATTGGTCCGCCATTAAGGCCGCCATGAAACTCTCCTCCGATGGGAAGCTCCACCTCAAGCATCTCAAACTCGTTGGCCACCTCGGAACGGGGAACCTCGGGAGAGTCTTCCTCTGCCACCTCCGAGACTGCAGCTCCACCGCCTTTGCGCTCAAAGTCATAGATAAAGACTCACTGACCTCCAAGAAACTCTCTCACGTTCAAATGGAGGCCGAGATCCTCTCCATGCTACACCATCCGTTTCTCCCTACACTCTACGCCCACCTCGAAGTGCCTCATTACACGTGTCTATTAATCGACTACTGTCCCAACGGCGACCTCCACTCTCTCCTCCTCAAGCAACCGCGCAATCGCTTCTCAATCCAAGCTGTCAAGTTCTTTGCCGCCGAGACGCTCGTCGCTTTGGAATATCTCCATGCCCTCGGGGTCGTTTATCGCGATCTGAAACCAGAGAACATTCTTTTGCGTGAAGACGGACACATTATGTTATCGGATTTCGATTTGTGTTTCAAAGCCGACGTGGTGCCGACTCTTCAGAACCGGCTTCATCGGATAAGTAATAAGTTCTGGCTGAGAAGAAACCGGTGCTGTTGTTTCGGTTCCGTCGCGAACCGCCGCGATTCGGACAAAATGGAAGCGGAGTTTGTGGCGGAGCCGGTGACTGCGTTTTCGAAGTCTTGTGTTGGTACACATGAGTATTTGGCGCCTGAGTTGGTCTCTGGTAACGGTCACGGTAACGGAGTTGACTGGTGGGCGTTCGGGATTCTTATACACGAGTTGTTGTACGGGATGACGCCGTTTAAGGGACAGAGCAAAGAGAGCACGCTGCGTAAAATAGCCTCGAGCAGACAGTTGAAAATCCAGGtggagaaaaaggaagagaaaggtGTAGCGGAAGCgcgagatttgattgagaagtTATTAGTGAAAGACCCACGGAGAAGGCTAGGATGCGCAAGAGGTGCGACGGATATTAAACGTCAACCCTTTTTTGACGGGGTTAAATGGCCGTTAATTAGGAGCTACATGGTGCCGGAAGTGCGTGGGTTAGTGAGAAGAACAACATCGCACGTGTGCAGCACGGTTAACATTTCCCACAAGAACCGCGACGCTGGTGGAAGATTATATcgtttttaa
- the LOC123201640 gene encoding probable glutathione S-transferase → MADEVILLDFWPSMFGMRVRIALAEKGVKYEYKEEDLKNKSPLLLQMNPIHKKIPVLVHNGKPVCESSIIVQYIDEVWKDKAPLLPSDPYKRAQARFWVDFIDKKLFDAGRKTWNTTGEAQENAKKEFIEIIKTLEEQLGDKPYFGGETFGYVDISLIPVYCWLHAYETYAKFSVEADCPKFTAWAKRCMQKESVSKSLPDQKKVLGFVAELRKRFGLE, encoded by the exons ATGGCGGACGAAGTGATTCTGTTGGATTTCTGGCCGAGCATGTTTGGCATGAGGGTGAGGATCGCATTGGCGGAGAAAGGGGTGAAGTATGAATACAAAGAGGAGGATTTGAAGAACAAGAGCCCTTTGCTTTTGCAGATGAACCCCATTCATAAGAAGATTCCGGTTCTTGTTCACAATGGCAAACCCGTCTGTGAATCTTCCATCATTGTTCAGTACATTGATGAGGTGTGGAAGGATAAAGCTCCTTTGCTCCCCTCTGATCCTTACAAgcgagctcaagctcggttTTGGGTTGATTTCATTGACAAGAAG TTATTTGATGCTGGGAGGAAGACATGGAACACAACAGGTGAAGCACAGGAGAACGCAAAGAAGGAATTCATCGAAATAATAAAGACCTTGGAAGAGCAGCTGGGAGACAAGCCTTACTTCGGAGGTGAAACCTTCGGCTACGTCGACATATCGTTGATCCCTGTTTACTGTTGGCTTCACGCATACGAGACATATGCCAAGTTCAGCGTAGAGGCAGATTGCCCCAAATTCACTGCCTGGGCTAAGAGATGTATGCAGAAGGAAAGCGTTTCCAAGTCGCTCCCTGATCAGAAGAAAGTGCTAGGGTTTGTTGCAGAATTGAGGAAAAGGTTTGGGTTGGAATAG
- the LOC123201288 gene encoding serine/threonine-protein kinase WAG1-like: MLSDFDMCFKADVVPTLQNRLHRISNKFWLRRNRCYCFGSVANLRDSEKMEAEFMAEPVTAFSKSCVGTHEYLAPELVSGNGRGNGVDWWAFGILIHELLYGMTPFKGQSKESTLRKIASSRLLKIQVEEKEEKGVAEARDLIEKLLVKDPRRRLGCARGATDIKRHPFFDGVKWPLIRSYILLDARGLVRRTTSHVSSTVNVSHKNQRRWWKIISFLRK; the protein is encoded by the coding sequence ATGTTATCGGATTTCGATATGTGTTTCAAAGCCGACGTGGTGCCGACTCTTCAGAACCGGCTTCATCGGATAAGTAATAAGTTCTGGCTGAGAAGAAACCGGTGCTATTGTTTCGGTTCCGTCGCGAACCTCCGCGATTCGGAGAAAATGGAAGCGGAGTTTATGGCGGAGCCGGTGACTGCGTTTTCGAAGTCTTGTGTTGGTACACATGAGTATTTGGCGCCTGAGTTGGTCTCTGGTAACGGTCGCGGTAACGGAGTTGACTGGTGGGCGTTCGGGATTCTTATACACGAGTTGTTGTACGGGATGACGCCGTTTAAGGGACAGAGCAAAGAGAGCACGCTGCGTAAAATAGCCTCGAGCAGACTGTTAAAAATCCAGGTggaggaaaaggaagagaaaggtGTAGCGGAAGCgcgagatttgattgagaagtTATTAGTGAAAGACCCAAGGAGAAGGCTAGGATGCGCAAGGGGTGCGACGGATATTAAACGTCACCCCTTTTTTGACGGGGTTAAATGGCCGTTAATAAGGAGCTACATACTGTTGGACGCGCGTGGGTTAGTGAGAAGAACAACGTCGCACGTGAGCAGCACGGTTAACGTTTCCCATAAGAACCAGCGACGCTGGTGGAAGATTATATcgtttttaagaaaataa
- the LOC123202307 gene encoding probable glutathione S-transferase has translation MADEVILLDFWPSMFGMRVRIALAEKGVKYEYKEEDLKNKSPLLLQMNPIHKKIPVLVHNGKPVCESSIIVQYIDEVWKDKAPLLPSDPYKRAQARFWVDFIDKKLFDSGRKTWNTTGEAQENAKKEFIEIIKTLEEQLGDKPYFGGETFGYVDISLIPVYCWLHAYEIYAKFSVEADCPKFTAWAKRCMQKESVSKSLPDQKKVLGFVAELRKRFGLE, from the exons ATGGCGGACGAAGTGATTCTGTTGGATTTCTGGCCGAGCATGTTTGGCATGAGGGTGAGGATCGCATTGGCGGAGAAAGGGGTGAAGTATGAATACAAAGAGGAGGATTTGAAGAACAAGAGCCCTTTGCTTTTGCAAATGAACCCCATTCATAAGAAGATTCCGGTTCTTGTTCACAATGGCAAACCCGTCTGTGAATCTTCCATCATTGTTCAGTACATTGATGAGGTGTGGAAGGATAAAGCTCCTTTGCTCCCCTCTGATCCTTACAAgcgagctcaagctcggttTTGGGTTGATTTCATTGACAAGAAG TTATTTGATTCTGGGAGGAAGACATGGAACACAACAGGTGAAGCACAGGAGAACGCAAAGAAGGAATTCATTGAAATAATAAAGACCTTGGAAGAGCAGCTGGGAGACAAGCCTTACTTCGGAGGTGAAACCTTCGGCTACGTCGACATATCGTTGATCCCTGTTTACTGTTGGCTTCACGCATACGAGATATATGCCAAGTTCAGCGTAGAGGCAGATTGCCCCAAATTCACTGCCTGGGCTAAGAGATGTATGCAGAAGGAAAGCGTTTCCAAGTCGCTCCCTGATCAGAAGAAAGTGCTAGGGTTTGTTGCAGAATTGAGGAAAAGGTTTGGGTTGGAATAG